A single genomic interval of Streptomyces sp. NBC_00663 harbors:
- a CDS encoding class I SAM-dependent methyltransferase, translating to MTSRAARRPVGTVTRGTTNPNRLRRMDRWIAAVHGAELRRAVDPVAVDLGYGAAPWTAVELLARLRTVAPRARVVGVEIEPARVAAAKPYEQDGLVFRHGGFEIPIAQRPMLIRAANVLRQYDEDEVAAVWERLRSRLASGGLLVEGTCDEIGRRHVWVALGPEGARTVTFAARLGSLERPSDLAERLPKALIHRNVPGEPVHAFLRDFDRAWATAAPYASYGARQRWMRAVRELRADWPVLDGPVRWRQGEVTVAWEALAPRGR from the coding sequence ATGACATCTCGCGCCGCCCGTCGTCCTGTGGGCACCGTTACGCGCGGGACCACCAATCCCAATCGGCTGCGGCGGATGGATCGATGGATCGCCGCCGTTCATGGTGCCGAGCTACGGCGGGCCGTTGATCCCGTCGCCGTGGATCTTGGGTACGGGGCCGCTCCCTGGACGGCCGTGGAGCTGCTCGCGCGGCTGCGTACCGTCGCTCCACGCGCGCGTGTGGTGGGCGTGGAGATCGAGCCGGCCCGGGTCGCCGCGGCGAAACCGTACGAACAGGACGGGCTGGTGTTCCGGCACGGCGGGTTCGAGATTCCGATTGCCCAGCGGCCGATGCTGATCCGGGCGGCCAATGTGCTGCGCCAGTACGACGAGGACGAGGTGGCGGCCGTCTGGGAGCGGCTGCGCTCCCGACTGGCCTCCGGCGGGCTGCTCGTCGAGGGGACCTGCGACGAGATCGGGCGGCGGCATGTGTGGGTCGCGCTCGGGCCGGAGGGGGCGCGGACGGTGACCTTCGCGGCACGGTTGGGGTCACTGGAGCGGCCGTCCGATCTCGCCGAGCGGCTGCCCAAGGCGCTTATCCATCGGAATGTCCCCGGGGAGCCGGTACATGCCTTTCTGCGGGACTTCGACCGGGCGTGGGCCACTGCCGCGCCCTATGCGTCGTACGGGGCCCGGCAGCGGTGGATGCGGGCCGTACGGGAGTTGCGGGCCGACTGGCCGGTGCTGGACGGGCCGGTGCGATGGCGGCAGGGCGAAGTGACCGTGGCGTGGGAGGCGTTGGCGCCTCGGGGTCGCTGA
- a CDS encoding C40 family peptidase: protein MGAGKRGLVTVAVTVVCAVTVLAAPGTAFAAPAPTPTPSASATPVTNKDLEAVRTQLDDLYHDAAVATDQYNAAEEAADQQSAAIVALAKKIVKGQEKLAELKQRAGAAAAAQYRSGGLPDEAQLMLSDDPEDFLNGAGRVLQGQRATKGLLAEMTRAQQDLEQYAEDASAQWTKLEANRKAKAAAKKKVKKRIAAAEELESKLEKEEKERLARLEQQAAYKAQTAWLDSGILDEIDGKASAQGKKAVAYATAQIGKPYEWGAEGPGSYDCSGLTSQAWASAGQPIPRTSQEQWKQLKKVDVKDMRPGDLIIYNSDASHVAMYLGDGAIVHAPRPGRTVTIAGAGSMPILAVVRPDA, encoded by the coding sequence ATGGGTGCGGGCAAGCGTGGGCTGGTGACTGTTGCCGTGACCGTGGTCTGTGCGGTCACTGTGCTGGCGGCGCCCGGTACGGCGTTCGCGGCGCCGGCCCCCACTCCGACGCCCTCGGCGTCCGCCACCCCCGTGACCAACAAGGACCTTGAGGCCGTACGCACCCAGCTGGACGACCTCTATCACGACGCCGCCGTGGCCACGGACCAGTACAACGCCGCCGAGGAGGCCGCCGACCAGCAGTCGGCCGCGATCGTGGCGTTGGCGAAGAAGATCGTCAAGGGGCAGGAGAAGCTCGCCGAGTTGAAGCAGCGGGCGGGGGCCGCGGCCGCCGCCCAGTACCGCAGCGGCGGACTGCCCGACGAGGCGCAGCTGATGCTCAGCGACGACCCGGAGGACTTTCTCAACGGCGCCGGGCGGGTGCTCCAGGGGCAGCGCGCCACCAAGGGGCTCCTGGCGGAAATGACCCGCGCCCAGCAGGACTTGGAGCAGTACGCCGAGGACGCCTCCGCGCAGTGGACCAAGCTGGAGGCCAACCGCAAGGCCAAGGCCGCCGCCAAGAAGAAGGTCAAGAAGCGGATCGCCGCCGCCGAGGAACTCGAGTCCAAGCTGGAGAAGGAGGAGAAGGAGCGCCTCGCGCGGCTGGAGCAGCAGGCCGCCTACAAGGCGCAGACCGCCTGGCTCGACTCCGGGATACTCGACGAGATCGACGGCAAGGCGTCCGCCCAGGGCAAGAAGGCCGTGGCGTACGCGACCGCGCAGATCGGCAAGCCCTATGAATGGGGCGCCGAGGGGCCGGGGTCGTACGACTGCTCGGGGCTCACCTCGCAGGCCTGGGCCAGTGCCGGGCAGCCCATTCCGCGGACCTCGCAGGAGCAGTGGAAGCAGCTGAAGAAGGTCGACGTCAAGGACATGCGGCCCGGCGACCTCATCATCTACAACTCCGATGCCAGCCATGTCGCGATGTACCTGGGTGACGGCGCGATCGTGCACGCCCCGCGGCCGGGGCGGACGGTGACGATCGCGGGGGCGGGGTCGATGCCGATCCTGGCGGTGGTGCGGCCGGACGCGTGA
- a CDS encoding DUF2000 domain-containing protein produces the protein MSTEPIRFDTKIAVLLREDLETWQRLNVTAFLVSGLGTEVPEVIGEPYEDADGVPSLRMFRQPVLVFEGTKETLRTAHARVLSRALPRSVFTSDLFSTGNDRDNRAAVRAVRTADLDLVGIAVYGPRNAVDKVMKGARMHP, from the coding sequence ATGAGTACTGAACCGATCCGCTTCGACACCAAGATCGCCGTGCTGCTGCGCGAGGACCTGGAGACCTGGCAGCGGCTGAACGTCACCGCGTTCCTCGTCAGCGGCCTCGGCACGGAGGTCCCCGAGGTGATCGGGGAGCCGTACGAGGACGCCGACGGAGTGCCCTCCCTGCGGATGTTCCGCCAGCCGGTGCTGGTGTTCGAGGGCACCAAGGAGACGCTGAGGACGGCTCACGCGCGCGTGCTGTCCCGTGCGCTGCCGCGCTCCGTCTTCACGAGCGACCTGTTCTCGACCGGCAACGACCGCGACAACCGGGCGGCCGTGCGGGCCGTGCGGACGGCCGACCTCGACCTGGTGGGGATCGCGGTGTACGGCCCGCGCAATGCCGTGGACAAGGTCATGAAAGGCGCGCGGATGCATCCGTGA
- a CDS encoding PP2C family protein-serine/threonine phosphatase — protein sequence MPVPVPRQRAIPAVEGGQAQAATAVGGPVGGPLGGPAKDEAPRKDGTVEKHHGTPLTLLVIEDDPGGSTLVPELLDSAGNPIRVRTARNLTEAERLLTDDVHCILLDLALPAPARGDDHDELAVLKHVLQLAPRHAVIALTASGDAERGTEAVRVGAQDYLFRDELDSRLLSRAIRYAVERKRSDTAERRLAEGRVRAQENRRLERGLLPTPLLEGSTLRFAARYRPGRSRALLGGDFYDVVRTSDGTVHAMIGDVCGHGPDEAALGVELRIAWRALTLAGLCGDELLGTLQQVLEHERADDEIFATLCTVDIAPDGRRAGLCLAGHPAPLVARPGRPAQLLPYDNNGPALGLLPGARWPRMQVELGREWSLMLYTDGLIEGHIGAGRERLGQDGMVEMVRRQLREGLRGEALLRAAVNEVRELNGGELADDVAVVLLDRAA from the coding sequence ATGCCCGTACCCGTACCGCGGCAGAGAGCGATCCCGGCCGTGGAAGGTGGTCAGGCGCAGGCCGCGACAGCAGTCGGCGGCCCGGTCGGCGGCCCCCTCGGCGGCCCTGCGAAGGACGAGGCCCCGCGTAAGGACGGCACGGTCGAGAAGCACCACGGCACCCCTCTGACGCTGCTGGTGATCGAGGACGATCCCGGCGGCTCGACGCTCGTGCCCGAGCTCCTGGACTCCGCCGGCAACCCCATCCGCGTCCGCACGGCCCGCAACCTCACCGAGGCCGAGCGCCTGCTCACCGACGACGTCCACTGCATCCTGCTCGACCTGGCCCTGCCGGCCCCGGCGCGCGGCGACGACCACGACGAGCTCGCCGTGCTCAAGCACGTGCTCCAGCTCGCCCCGCGGCACGCCGTGATCGCCCTCACCGCCTCCGGCGACGCCGAGCGCGGCACCGAAGCGGTGCGCGTGGGCGCCCAGGACTATCTCTTCCGGGACGAACTGGACAGTCGGCTGCTGAGCCGCGCGATCCGTTACGCCGTGGAGCGGAAACGTTCCGACACCGCAGAGCGGCGGCTCGCGGAGGGCCGGGTACGGGCGCAGGAGAACCGGCGCCTGGAGCGCGGGCTGCTGCCCACACCGCTGCTGGAGGGTTCGACTCTCCGGTTCGCCGCCCGGTACCGGCCGGGGCGTTCGCGCGCCCTGCTCGGCGGTGACTTCTACGACGTCGTACGGACCTCCGACGGCACCGTCCACGCCATGATCGGCGACGTCTGCGGGCACGGGCCCGACGAGGCGGCCCTCGGGGTGGAGCTGCGGATCGCCTGGCGGGCGCTGACCCTCGCGGGGCTGTGCGGTGACGAGCTGCTGGGGACGCTCCAGCAGGTCCTGGAGCATGAGCGGGCCGACGACGAGATCTTCGCGACGCTGTGCACGGTCGACATCGCGCCGGACGGACGCCGGGCCGGGCTGTGCCTCGCCGGGCATCCGGCGCCGCTGGTGGCCCGCCCGGGGCGGCCGGCACAACTGCTGCCGTACGACAACAACGGTCCCGCCCTCGGGCTGCTGCCCGGGGCCCGCTGGCCGCGGATGCAGGTGGAGCTGGGGCGGGAGTGGAGCCTGATGCTCTACACCGACGGGCTCATCGAGGGGCACATCGGGGCGGGGCGGGAGCGGCTCGGGCAGGACGGCATGGTGGAGATGGTGCGCCGGCAGCTGAGGGAGGGGCTGCGGGGCGAGGCGCTGCTGCGGGCCGCCGTGAACGAGGTGCGGGAGCTCAACGGGGGCGAGCTGGCCGATGACGTGGCGGTGGTGCTGCTGGATCGGGCGGCCTGA
- a CDS encoding HelD family protein, whose translation MTSPHPAALPALPSLHLERAHHDACRAALAAMVDGAQEQVVVGENVSASGADAEVLGYQLRSKAKEMRELPEGPLFFGRLDFDGGEHAGQAYHVGRLRISEHPAAPPLVVDWRAPVSRAFYQASAHDPQGVAVRRRFGWAPGSKGESRDLTGHEDEHLSRGEDRASDILVREIERPRVGPMRDIAATIQPEQDDLVRGDLAVSVCVQGAPGTGKTAVGLHRAAYLLYTHPQRIRRGGMLILGPNRTFLSYIAEVLPALGETGVRQATLPEEIGRHPVTGHDDARAAALKHDPRMAEVLRRALYARVSAARAEEIAIPEGAYRWRVPAGEFARIVAEVRAEEPPYAVGRERVRTRAVGHLRALAERRAGPPPYAWVRKMSTAVRPYVDAVWPRVRAEEVVAELLGTEGALAVAAEGLLDADEQRALLWAKPPRSWKSARWSAADLVLLDEVGGLIEHPEGYGHVVVDEAQDLSPMECRAIARRAAFGSLTVLGDLAQGTTPWAARSWGALLAHLGRPDAAVVPLTTGFRVPEAVVGLANRLLRHLDVDVPEARSLRGDGELRIREAGDDLTGATVAAVRDALAREGSVGVITADADVPRVRAALDAAQIPAAGPDDLGARLTLVPASLVKGLEYDHVVAVEPAAIAEAEERGLHRLYVVLTRAVTGLEVVHGRPLPFQPLP comes from the coding sequence ATGACCTCACCCCACCCGGCCGCCCTCCCCGCTCTCCCCTCCCTTCACCTCGAACGCGCCCACCACGACGCCTGCCGCGCCGCCCTCGCCGCCATGGTGGACGGCGCCCAGGAGCAGGTCGTCGTCGGTGAGAACGTCTCCGCCTCCGGGGCCGACGCCGAAGTCCTCGGGTACCAGCTGCGCAGCAAGGCCAAGGAGATGCGGGAGCTGCCCGAAGGGCCGTTGTTCTTCGGCCGGCTGGACTTCGACGGCGGTGAGCACGCCGGGCAGGCCTACCACGTCGGCCGGCTCCGGATCAGCGAGCACCCCGCCGCCCCGCCCCTCGTCGTCGACTGGCGCGCCCCCGTCTCCCGCGCCTTCTACCAGGCGAGCGCCCACGACCCGCAGGGCGTCGCCGTGCGGCGGCGGTTCGGGTGGGCGCCGGGGAGCAAGGGGGAGTCGCGGGACCTGACCGGTCACGAGGACGAGCACCTGAGCCGGGGAGAGGACCGCGCCAGCGACATCCTCGTCCGCGAGATCGAGCGCCCCCGCGTCGGCCCCATGCGCGACATCGCCGCGACCATCCAGCCCGAGCAGGACGATCTCGTACGAGGTGATCTCGCCGTCTCCGTGTGTGTGCAGGGCGCTCCGGGGACGGGGAAGACCGCCGTCGGGCTGCACCGGGCCGCCTACCTCCTCTACACCCACCCGCAGCGCATCCGGCGCGGCGGCATGCTGATCCTCGGGCCCAACCGCACCTTCCTCTCCTATATCGCGGAGGTGCTGCCCGCCCTCGGCGAGACCGGCGTACGGCAGGCCACGCTGCCCGAGGAGATCGGCCGGCACCCGGTCACCGGCCACGACGACGCGCGCGCCGCCGCGCTGAAGCACGACCCGCGGATGGCCGAGGTGCTGCGGCGGGCGCTGTACGCGCGCGTGTCGGCGGCGAGGGCCGAGGAGATCGCGATTCCCGAAGGGGCGTACCGGTGGCGGGTGCCGGCCGGCGAGTTCGCGCGGATCGTGGCCGAGGTGCGGGCCGAGGAACCGCCGTACGCCGTCGGGCGCGAGCGGGTGCGGACACGGGCGGTCGGCCACCTCCGGGCGCTGGCCGAGCGGCGGGCCGGGCCGCCGCCGTACGCGTGGGTGCGCAAGATGTCGACGGCGGTCAGGCCGTACGTCGACGCCGTCTGGCCGCGGGTGCGGGCGGAGGAGGTCGTCGCCGAACTGCTGGGGACGGAAGGGGCGTTGGCCGTGGCCGCCGAGGGTCTGCTGGACGCCGACGAGCAGCGGGCGCTGCTCTGGGCCAAGCCGCCGCGGTCGTGGAAGTCGGCCCGCTGGTCGGCCGCCGACCTCGTGCTCCTCGACGAGGTCGGCGGGCTGATCGAGCATCCGGAGGGGTACGGCCATGTCGTCGTCGACGAGGCGCAGGACCTCTCCCCGATGGAGTGCCGGGCCATCGCCCGGCGGGCCGCGTTCGGCTCGTTGACCGTGCTGGGGGATCTGGCGCAGGGAACCACGCCGTGGGCGGCCCGCAGCTGGGGCGCGCTGCTCGCCCACCTCGGCCGGCCCGACGCCGCCGTCGTGCCGCTGACCACCGGGTTCCGGGTGCCGGAGGCGGTCGTAGGGCTCGCCAACCGGCTGCTGCGGCACCTGGACGTCGACGTGCCGGAGGCGCGATCCCTGCGCGGGGACGGGGAGTTGAGGATCCGGGAGGCGGGGGACGACCTCACCGGCGCGACGGTCGCCGCCGTGCGCGACGCCCTGGCCCGGGAGGGTTCGGTGGGCGTGATCACGGCCGACGCGGACGTGCCCCGGGTGCGGGCGGCCCTCGACGCGGCCCAAATCCCGGCGGCCGGCCCCGACGACCTGGGCGCCCGCCTGACCCTGGTCCCGGCCTCGCTGGTCAAGGGGCTCGAGTACGACCATGTCGTGGCCGTCGAGCCCGCGGCGATCGCGGAGGCGGAGGAACGGGGGCTGCACCGGCTGTACGTGGTGCTCACGCGGGCGGTGACGGGGCTGGAGGTGGTGCATGGACGGCCGTTGCCGTTCCAGCCACTCCCGTAA
- a CDS encoding MDR family MFS transporter yields MPLVTVRRALRETVSGLPREFWWLWTSTLVNRLGAFVATFMALYLTLDRGYSAAYAGLVASLHGLGGVVSSIGAGVMTDRLGRRPTLLVAQASTAASVALLGFMHDPVAIAAVAFLVGLTSNASRPAVQAMMADIVRPEDRVRAFSLNYWAINLGFAISSMGAGFIAEFSYLAGFLIEAGMTAVCAIVVFLKLPESRPERTPVDKAADGKVGLGTVLRDGRYMGVVGLSFLIALVFQQGAVGLPVAMGEAGFTPADYGMAIAVNGVLIVALQIPVTRFIQHRDPRRLLVISSLLAGYGFGLTAFAGSIGVFALTVCVWTLAEIVNAPTQTGLVVRLSPVHGRGRYQGMYTLSWSAAALVAPLMSGLVIDHYGAEWLWGLCAVVGTVAGVGYAVLMRRLPDEETNTGAPALAAAEPEVSAA; encoded by the coding sequence ATGCCACTCGTCACCGTGAGACGCGCCCTGCGGGAGACCGTCTCCGGGCTCCCCCGCGAGTTCTGGTGGCTGTGGACCAGCACCCTCGTCAACCGGCTCGGCGCCTTCGTCGCCACCTTCATGGCGCTCTATCTGACGCTCGACCGGGGCTACTCCGCCGCCTACGCCGGACTCGTCGCCTCCCTCCACGGGCTCGGCGGAGTCGTCTCCTCCATCGGGGCCGGGGTGATGACGGACCGGCTGGGGCGACGGCCCACGCTCCTCGTCGCCCAGGCCTCCACCGCTGCCTCCGTCGCCCTGCTCGGCTTCATGCACGACCCTGTCGCCATCGCCGCCGTCGCCTTCCTCGTCGGCCTGACGAGCAACGCCTCGCGGCCGGCGGTGCAGGCGATGATGGCCGACATCGTGCGGCCCGAGGACCGGGTGCGGGCCTTCTCACTCAACTACTGGGCCATCAACCTCGGTTTCGCGATCTCCTCCATGGGCGCCGGGTTCATCGCCGAGTTCAGCTATCTCGCCGGCTTCCTCATCGAGGCGGGCATGACCGCCGTCTGCGCGATCGTCGTCTTCCTGAAGCTGCCCGAGTCACGCCCCGAGCGCACGCCCGTCGACAAGGCGGCGGACGGGAAGGTCGGCCTGGGGACGGTGCTGCGCGACGGGCGTTACATGGGTGTCGTCGGGCTGTCCTTCCTCATCGCCCTCGTCTTCCAGCAGGGCGCGGTCGGACTGCCGGTGGCGATGGGCGAGGCCGGGTTCACGCCCGCCGACTACGGCATGGCGATCGCCGTCAACGGCGTCCTCATCGTCGCGCTCCAGATCCCGGTCACCCGGTTCATCCAGCACCGCGACCCGCGCCGGCTGCTCGTCATCTCGTCCCTGCTCGCCGGGTACGGCTTCGGGCTCACCGCCTTCGCCGGGTCCATCGGCGTCTTCGCCCTCACCGTCTGCGTCTGGACACTCGCCGAGATCGTCAACGCCCCGACCCAGACCGGCCTCGTCGTCCGCCTCTCCCCCGTGCACGGCCGCGGCCGCTACCAGGGCATGTACACCCTGTCCTGGTCCGCCGCCGCCCTCGTCGCCCCGCTGATGTCCGGGCTCGTCATCGACCACTACGGCGCCGAGTGGCTGTGGGGGCTGTGCGCCGTCGTCGGGACGGTGGCCGGAGTGGGGTACGCGGTCCTGATGCGGCGGCTGCCGGACGAGGAGACGAACACCGGCGCACCGGCCCTCGCCGCCGCCGAGCCCGAGGTCAGCGCGGCCTGA
- the mshA gene encoding D-inositol-3-phosphate glycosyltransferase yields the protein MSQYVSRLGRRSPATPPRLRLHRRPRRVAMLSVHTSPLHQPGTGDAGGMNVYIVELAQRLAAINIEVEIFTRATTASLPPTVELAPGVLVRHVDAGPYEGLAKEELPAQLCAFTHGVMQAWAGHRPGYYDLVHTHYWLSGHVGWLAAQRWGVPLVHAMHTMAKVKNANLADGDTPEPAARVIGETQIVNAADRLIANTTEERDELVHHYDADPAKVAVVHPGVNLDRFSPADGRAAARARLDLPQDALIPLFAGRIQPLKAPDILLRAVAVLLDERPELRSRMVVPIVGGPSGSGLAKPEGLQKLAARLGIADVVRFRPPVGQDQLADWFRAASLLVMPSYSESFGLVAIEAQAAGTPVLAAAVGGLPVAVRDGETGFLVRGHNPADYARVLANFADDPQLTARAGAAAARHAQSFGWDTAAAATADVYTAATQAHRRHVRSHHG from the coding sequence GTGAGCCAGTACGTCAGCAGGCTCGGGCGTCGTTCCCCGGCCACGCCCCCGCGCCTCAGGCTGCACCGCCGCCCCCGCCGCGTAGCGATGCTCTCCGTGCACACCTCCCCCCTGCACCAGCCCGGCACCGGCGACGCGGGCGGCATGAACGTCTACATCGTCGAGCTGGCGCAGCGCCTCGCCGCGATCAACATCGAGGTCGAGATCTTCACGCGCGCGACCACGGCGTCCCTCCCGCCCACCGTGGAGCTGGCCCCCGGCGTCCTGGTCCGCCACGTGGACGCGGGCCCCTACGAGGGCCTCGCCAAGGAGGAGCTCCCCGCCCAGCTGTGCGCCTTCACGCACGGCGTGATGCAGGCCTGGGCCGGCCACCGCCCCGGCTACTACGACCTTGTCCACACCCACTACTGGCTCTCCGGCCACGTCGGCTGGCTGGCCGCCCAGCGCTGGGGCGTCCCCCTGGTGCACGCCATGCACACCATGGCCAAGGTCAAGAACGCCAACCTCGCCGACGGCGACACCCCCGAGCCCGCCGCGAGGGTCATCGGCGAGACCCAGATCGTCAACGCGGCGGACCGGCTCATCGCGAACACCACCGAGGAACGCGACGAACTCGTCCACCACTACGACGCCGACCCCGCCAAGGTCGCGGTGGTGCACCCCGGCGTGAACCTGGACCGCTTCAGCCCCGCGGACGGCCGCGCAGCGGCCCGCGCCCGCCTCGACCTCCCCCAGGACGCGCTCATCCCCCTCTTCGCGGGCCGCATCCAGCCCCTGAAGGCCCCGGACATCCTCCTGCGCGCGGTCGCCGTCCTCCTCGACGAACGCCCGGAACTCCGCTCCCGCATGGTCGTCCCGATCGTCGGCGGCCCCAGCGGCAGCGGCCTGGCCAAGCCGGAGGGTTTGCAGAAGCTGGCCGCCCGCCTGGGCATCGCGGACGTCGTACGCTTCCGCCCACCCGTCGGCCAGGACCAGCTCGCGGACTGGTTCCGAGCGGCGTCGCTGCTGGTGATGCCGTCGTACAGCGAGTCCTTCGGCCTGGTGGCGATAGAAGCACAGGCGGCCGGCACCCCGGTCCTGGCGGCCGCGGTCGGCGGCCTCCCGGTGGCGGTCCGCGACGGCGAGACCGGCTTCCTCGTACGGGGCCACAACCCCGCCGACTACGCGCGCGTGCTCGCGAACTTCGCCGACGACCCCCAGCTGACCGCCCGCGCGGGCGCCGCCGCCGCGCGGCACGCGCAGTCCTTCGGCTGGGACACCGCCGCGGCGGCGACGGCCGACGTCTACACGGCCGCGACCCAGGCCCACCGCCGTCACGTACGCTCCCACCATGGCTGA
- a CDS encoding helix-turn-helix domain-containing protein translates to MASLNVGNLGEYLREQRRNAQLSLRQLADAAGVSNPYLSQIERGLRKPSAEVLQQVAKALRISAETLYVRAGILDAERDRDEVETRAVLLADPTLSGQQKQVLLQIYESFRKENGFGTDADTEAVEADGTTGIQDRGDDAAPGTRTADGGDADPQQTAS, encoded by the coding sequence ATGGCATCGCTGAACGTCGGCAATCTCGGTGAGTATCTGCGCGAGCAGCGGCGCAACGCGCAGCTGTCGCTCAGGCAGCTCGCCGACGCCGCCGGGGTGTCCAATCCGTATCTGAGCCAGATCGAGCGCGGGCTGCGCAAGCCGAGCGCGGAGGTCCTCCAGCAGGTCGCCAAGGCGCTGCGGATCTCCGCCGAGACGCTGTACGTCCGGGCCGGGATCCTCGACGCGGAGCGGGACCGGGACGAGGTGGAGACACGTGCCGTCCTCCTCGCCGACCCCACGTTGAGCGGGCAGCAGAAGCAGGTGCTGCTCCAGATCTACGAGTCCTTCCGCAAGGAGAACGGATTCGGGACCGACGCCGACACCGAGGCCGTCGAAGCCGACGGCACCACCGGCATACAGGACCGCGGCGACGACGCCGCGCCTGGCACCCGCACAGCCGACGGCGGCGACGCCGATCCGCAGCAGACGGCCAGTTGA
- a CDS encoding AraC family transcriptional regulator: MTARQEVSAWRPAVPGVREVFHAHFTGYAYPMHVHEAWTLLIVDDGAVRYDLDRHEHGTPHDTVSLLPPHVPHNGSPAGPGGFRKRVVYLDTTVLGEDLVGPAVDTPDLRDPLLRRRVGQLHHALDHPGDELEAAGRLTFIGERLTAHLRPRLATDVPRADPGLARRLRELLDARVVEGVALEEAAALLHAHPAHLVRAFSTAYGIAPHQYLNSRRVDRARRLLLEGRRPGEVAAATGFFDQSHLTRHFRKLVGVTPGRYATSA; the protein is encoded by the coding sequence ATGACCGCCCGGCAGGAAGTCTCCGCCTGGCGCCCGGCCGTCCCGGGTGTCAGGGAGGTCTTCCACGCGCACTTCACCGGGTACGCCTATCCGATGCATGTGCACGAGGCGTGGACGCTGCTCATCGTGGACGACGGGGCCGTACGGTACGACCTCGACCGGCACGAGCACGGCACCCCGCACGACACCGTGTCGCTGCTGCCGCCGCACGTCCCCCACAACGGCTCCCCCGCCGGCCCCGGCGGCTTCCGCAAACGCGTCGTCTATCTCGACACCACGGTGCTGGGCGAGGATCTCGTGGGGCCCGCCGTGGACACCCCCGATCTGCGGGACCCGCTCCTGCGGCGGCGCGTGGGGCAGCTTCACCACGCCCTCGACCATCCCGGCGACGAGCTGGAGGCGGCCGGCAGGCTGACGTTCATCGGGGAGCGGCTCACCGCACATCTGCGGCCCCGCCTCGCCACCGACGTCCCGCGCGCCGACCCCGGGCTCGCCCGCCGGCTGCGTGAGCTGCTGGACGCGCGGGTCGTCGAAGGGGTCGCCCTGGAGGAGGCCGCCGCACTGCTGCACGCCCATCCCGCCCATCTCGTACGGGCGTTCAGCACGGCCTACGGCATCGCCCCGCACCAGTACCTCAACTCCCGCCGCGTCGACCGCGCCCGCCGACTGCTGCTGGAGGGACGGCGGCCCGGCGAGGTCGCGGCGGCCACCGGCTTCTTCGACCAGTCCCATCTGACCCGGCACTTCCGGAAGTTGGTGGGGGTCACACCGGGGCGGTACGCCACGTCAGCTTGA
- a CDS encoding DUF2516 family protein: MQGFAGLMWLLYLAMLAFAVVAFVMAALFREDAYRAADKQGKGFWLIILGIAVAVNLLVPMLFLQLAGLVASIVFFVDVRPALRQVSGGRGRRGGGSSSDGPYGPWNGGR; this comes from the coding sequence ATGCAGGGTTTCGCGGGATTGATGTGGCTGCTCTACCTCGCGATGCTGGCCTTCGCGGTGGTGGCCTTCGTGATGGCCGCCCTCTTCCGTGAGGACGCGTACCGCGCGGCCGACAAGCAGGGCAAGGGCTTCTGGCTGATCATCCTCGGCATCGCGGTGGCCGTGAACCTCCTGGTCCCGATGCTCTTCCTCCAGCTCGCCGGCCTGGTCGCGTCCATCGTCTTCTTCGTGGACGTCCGCCCGGCGCTGCGCCAGGTGTCCGGCGGGCGGGGCCGCAGGGGCGGCGGTTCGAGCAGCGACGGCCCGTACGGCCCGTGGAACGGCGGCCGGTAA
- a CDS encoding YbjN domain-containing protein: protein MADTEKAAQVIEAVLKDNELDWESPAPGTYVVQLPGTRKLKTTVSLLVGRHSLSLNAFVIRHPDENEPGVHRWLLERNLKLYGVSYAVDRLGDIYVTAKLPLAAVTPDEIDRLLGQTLEAADDSFNTLLELGFATAIRKEYEWRVSRGESTRNLDAFTHLTQRPADGPSS, encoded by the coding sequence ATGGCTGACACGGAGAAGGCGGCGCAGGTCATCGAGGCCGTCCTCAAGGACAACGAGCTCGACTGGGAGAGCCCCGCCCCCGGCACCTACGTCGTCCAGCTCCCCGGCACCCGCAAACTGAAGACGACGGTCTCTCTCCTCGTCGGCCGCCACTCCCTCTCCCTGAACGCCTTCGTCATCCGCCACCCCGACGAGAACGAGCCCGGCGTCCACCGCTGGCTCCTGGAGCGCAATCTCAAGCTGTACGGCGTGAGTTACGCCGTCGACCGGCTGGGCGACATCTACGTCACCGCGAAGCTCCCGCTCGCCGCCGTCACCCCCGACGAGATCGACCGCCTCCTCGGCCAGACCCTGGAAGCGGCGGACGACAGCTTCAACACCCTGCTGGAACTGGGCTTCGCGACCGCCATTCGCAAGGAGTACGAGTGGCGCGTGTCCCGTGGCGAGTCGACCCGCAACCTGGACGCGTTCACGCACCTCACGCAACGTCCGGCGGACGGCCCCTCAAGCTGA